The Elaeis guineensis isolate ETL-2024a chromosome 11, EG11, whole genome shotgun sequence genomic interval ttcatcacttctTGTTCCTCTCCTTTTCCTTTTTCCGTCtgcctttctttttcttattctttctgTTTGTTTTCTGTGGCCCACTATGCCTTGCAACATCTCATTTTCTTAATCGCGTGATGGTTCTTGTCGCatcaatttttcttaaaaaaaaaacattgacATGAGATGAAATCAGCAAAGCAAGTCCAATTAGTAGTTCTCAGGGATTTGCTTTATTAGGGTCTGGATGTGCTTGTAAGGATCTTATTACCTATTTTTCAAGGCAAATGGCATGTAGGTTGAATTATTAGACCTAGAGTAGGGCTTTTGGCTTAAATTTGGGTTCAGTTCAGATAATTTCCTTGTTGAAATCCAATCCGATAGATATTTCTGGACAATTGACAAGTGATTTAATAATATAAGTTGTTATTTGATTATCATTCTATGATAATAATCAATATATAACAAGAATAATAATTGTTATTTTCACTGTTTAATCGTATAACAGATTAATTGGTAATTCAAGTAGTTAtgcaagtataaaaaattattttcatccagCAAACGGAAACAGGAGACGGAGATCGATGTAAAGAAGCACCACGTTCCGACGACGTTTCTCGACAAGGTGGCGTACTGGACGGTGAAGACGCTTCGCTTCCCCACCGATATATTCTTCCAGGTATATTTTCTTCCTCCCAATAAACCGGGGTTTCTCTCCGGTCACCTCCCTATCCGATTTCCTTTGGAGTTGGGCCCCACTCCAACCGGTGCCTCTCTTCCATTCATGCATCGACCCATCTTGGTGGGTCCCGCCCATTTTGATGGACGTATGCCGATCCAGTCTCCCACAGATTATCGGGGACACGACTCTGAAAGCACAGGTTTACGATGATGAGGCACATCAAGTAGACACTAGGCCCTGATCTCTTACCGATCTGCCCACGTTGTGTTTCACGACACTTAAAGCACAGCTGTACCGTTGATCATGGCATTTTTTACAATTTTATTTAGAAGTGTGCTTATTATTATTTGCAGAGGCGTTATGGGTGCCGGGCAATGATGCTGGAGACGGTGGCGGCGGTGCCGGGGATGGTCGGCGGCATGCTGCTCCACCTCCGCTCCCTGCGCCGCTTCGAGCACAGCGGCGGCTGGATCCGTGCTTTGTTAGAAGAGGCCGAGAACGAGCGGATGCACCTGATGACCTTCATGGAGGTGACGAAGCCCCGTTGGTACGAGCGCGCACTGGTCATCACCGTCCAGGGGGTCTTCTTCAACGCCTACTTCCTGGGATACCTCCTCTCCCCCAAGTTCGCCCACCGTGTCGTCGGCTACCTCGAGGAGGAGGCCATCCACTCCTACACCGAGTTCCTCAAGGACCTCGACGCCGGCAAGATCGAAAACGTCCCAGCCCCCGCCATCGCCATCGACTACTGGCGCCTTCCCCCTGACGCCACCCTCAAGGATGTCGTCATCGTCGTCCGCGCCGACGAAGCACACCACCGCGACGTCAACCACTTCGCATCGGTATGCGTGATTGGTTTCACGTCTTTGTTGGATTCGACAGAATGAGCTTATTAGTTTGGTTATTATGATATGCTGGAATTGGTGTTGTAGGATGTTCATTACCAAGGGATGAACCTGAAGCAGACGCCGGCGCCGCTCGGGTATCATTGAATTGCTGCTTCTGAGCTTGATCTCTATAATGAGATAATGAAGGTACTAAAGAGAGAAGAACTGAACTGCATATGGCCTATTAGTAATAAAGTCTATGCCATAGAGTATATAGaggcttgttttgttttgttggATTACTGACTACATCTTCTTATAAGGATTTGATGATGTATTGTGTAACCTGATTCTTGTTTCATTGAGTGGGTCTGTTCACATAGATTGCTATCTTTCATCTATTTTTGGAGCATGTATATATTTATTTGCTTCATTCAAACTCGTAAAGTTCCGCAATTTTCTTCTTGCAATAAGGATAAGAAGAGGGAGGGTAATGTTGGTGGTGAATTGATTATCAGATGGAGTACTTCTGCGTCTGATGTTTCAGAGGTTATTGGACATTCTTTTGGTTTTATGTGAGGATGTGTATACAAATATTGCTCTGGAATCTGGAATTGTGGGTCTCCCGGAATCAGATGGATATCCAAATGAAGTTGATGACCGACTTTGTAAAATTGTTCCAGCACATGATTCTGGGATAGGAAAGAGATGAGAACTCTGGAAGTGTTTGTGGAGGCAGAAAACTGGACCAACACCGGGGCATCAAGGCTTCTGATTGTTAACAGGACAGAGGGATGGATAGCTAATATTGTGGAATTGCCTAAGTGAAATTGTCTGATGAGGTATAAATGTAATCTAAAATTAACAGCTTACCCCAAAGAGTATCTGTCGGCAGCATGTCAACATACGGCAGTTGTCAAAGAGAAAATGTTAGATTACTGACCAGAAGCAATATATAACATGATGATCTTTAGGACATGCTGCAGTTGTCAAAGAGAAAATGTTAGATTACTGACCAGAAGCAATATATAACATGATGATCTTTAGGACATGCTTATGAATTATATATTTCtaagaaagataggtattttttaagCTTTTCAGTAATGAGAAGTGTGGTGCATGAATAAACGTGAAAGGAGATGGAGATGCAGGGGAGGCCTTAGAAGTGTTGACAGATTAGTGAATCAAACTTGTGGCTGCGAGGAatctttaggacaagtggaagcgGTAAAGCTTTTAGAAACTTGCTGGCTGTCTATTAAAGCTTAATTGTTGATAGGATACAGGAAGCAAAATGTGACGTACTTAGTAGCAGAGACTCCAACATGATGTGCCGTTGTCATGGCTTAAGATCAGAAATCCTACGCTAGGAACAGAATTTGACCATGATGATACTTTGATATGATTTGAGATCATGCATTTTTGTGATTTGCATGTTTCTTTGAAGCCTAAATTCCGTGAACAACATTCAACACCAATGATCAGAGGCGAGTGGAATTTAGTAAGCTTAATGAATTGATTTTATTGTTTTCTTAAAGGAGTTGTTCTGGGTTGAAAACATGAACAAAAAGCTAAATAAGAGGCCATGACTGATCAGAAATTGTGCCAGACATAACATTTGCTTGAGCCTTAGACCTTTTATATATGgtaaggaagaagtaaaaatgAAATGTATGCAACCAACTGCCTATAGGCTGTTCTAATCAAATTGCAGCAGAGCATTTAATGCACCAACCAGCAACATTATGCAACACAGAAAATGGAGGAAAAAAAGAATGGATGAACTACTTTGGGAGGTGGAGCAAGCAGAATAATGGTGTCAAACTTTGACAACAAAGGAAAATAAATGTAATGCAGCTGATCAGTTGGAATACTTTTGGCATCTGATATCTCAGAGGTTATAAGACATTGGTTTTATGTGGAGGATGTGTATACAAAGATGGCTCTGAAATCTTGAATTTGTTGGTCTCCGGAAATCAGATGAACATCGCAATGAAGTGGATGACTGAATTAAATTGTACCACTGCATGATTATAGGATAAGAAAGAAATCAGAACTCTATCAAAGTATTTGTGGAACCAGATAATCAGACCAACATCTCACTGAGACTATGGATTACACCAGGGCATCAAGGCTTCTAATTGTTAACAAAATGAAGGGATGGATAGTTAATGTGGTGGAattatcttatgaagtataactGGAATGTGAAATTAACAATTTACTCCAAAGAATATCTGTCGGCATCGTGTTGTCACGCAACAGGTTGTGAAAAGGAAACATGTTGGAGTGCTGACCAATAGCGAGAATCTTATGATGATCTTGACCAGATATTCAAGTACAAGTTAGGATACATGTCTATGAACTATATATTTGTAAGAATGAGAAATACTTTTAAGCTTTTCAGTGATGAGAAGTGTATAGGGGATAAGTGAACTTGAAAGGAGATGCAGGGGAGGCCTGAGAATGGTGGACAGACTGGTGAAATCAAACTTGTGGAAGCACTGAAGTACTTGAGGAATCTCTAGCACAANNNNNNNNNNNNNNNNNNNNNNNNNNNNNNNNNNNNNNNNNNNNNNNNNNNNNNNNNNNNNNNNNNNNNNNNNNNNNNNNNNNNNNNNNNNNNNNNNNNNACAATCTTGGTTGAACCCATTCACTCGATCCAAAAAAACCCAAACTCATATGGTTTTGTGTTTGGATATGGGTCAGCTAACCCTGGCCAACCAAGtcgttggaatgcgttcgagttCATGTAAATTATAAAGACTCCTCGATACGGTCAGTTCATggcatttaccaaaaaaaaataattaaaacatAATATACAAACTACATGGAACGTGCCTTTTTGCGCCCTCAAAAGAAAaatgacttaaaattttatttatcttataATTTTGTAGCCCAAGAATCTTAACTCTCCGTTGCTTACATGAGTATTGCAAATTACATGTAAAAAAACCCCAAGTGGacattaaaaagaataaaaaaacaaAACATTGTGGCCAATGCAGTACCCATGTCCATGTTGCATGCGACATGCGCTGCACATGCCGGACAACAAGGAGTAGGATTGAAATCGATTCGAATACGAATCGGAtattatcatatttatatttatatttaaatataaatataaattcaaatattattcagatataaaaattttaactatatttattaattttaaatagatacagatacaatttagatattaaaaatatagatataattataaatattatttagataattaaattttataattataaaattaaaaatatattaaatagataataaattaaattaataatatatttattgattatatatatattttaaaaattaataaatattatataaaattatatgtatattcaaatatttatatacaatttaaataattatctatttatatttatatttatttttaaataaatataaatattaataaaatttttaaatttttatatatatttatattaattcgGATACGAAAATAATTCATACCATTTTCATCCCTGATACGGAGTCTTTTCACAACGATCCCCGCCTGCCTCTCCGAGTATCTTGTGCACTGTTTCTGGTGCTGCAAGGACAAAGTTTGCGACCCCGGTTCCCAAAGCGGACGTTTTGGAACTTTGGATTAGTTCACGATCATAAGGATCTCTCGTCTTTTTAAGTAGCTTCACCTTATGCGGAGCCCAGTCTCTAAACCGGTACGTTCCTACAGGGTCGTTGTTGTCTTGCTTGAATTTGAGTATTATTTCCTTAACAaacgtgtttttttttttttttttttttcttttggtaaacCGAGGAGCCAGAGGCTGTACATTTAAAAGGCTTAGAAGGGTACAACAAGATATAGGTAATTACATAGTGTGGGAAGAGGCAAAAACTCTCCAGCAGATAAACAAGCAGGAGGTCGGACCaacaaaaatatgaaatatggaaacaaACAAGACCTGTAATGAGATATGAATAGATCCAACAGAAGTATGAAATGGAGCCAAAACAAGTCCTGTAATGATATATGAACAGTAGTCCTTTAAAAGCAAAGTAGTTGATGATCCAGAAATTTGAATTTGTTGATAATAGTATCGTAGCGTGTAAATCTTTGTTAGTTCAAAATAAGTACCATAGTCTTCCTCCTTGAGCAGCAATATAAAACAACAGCAGTAGCTTAACATACGATCAATGATATAAGCTTGCTGAGCTTGCAATATGAATAAGTTGAGATACAAATCCAATTTGAAGATCAATACCCATGATAGACTTATATTGAACTCTGCTGGTATCTAACTGTGAGGTGCTTTGATGACCCAACGGCAGCATTTGAAGAGAGAAACAACCCAATGGAAATAATAGGTATATACTAGAATAATGCTCTTCTATAAGTGATATATAGAACTCATATCCTGGATACAGTTGGGGAGACAAACCAAAACCAAACAATGAGTAGTGACATGATCTCCCAATACCCCTGCAACTCATGATTTGATTGACCTGTATAGAAGAAATGTACAGCAGTTGACATACAATAGTAATTAAGAGGGACTTGGCCTGTGAACTTAGCTTCTCCTGCGCATTTAGAGAACAAAGCTGGCTTAATTTGTTCAATACAGGTAGTCTTactataaaaaatctaattttttatgataaaattttttcttcactaaagataaattttttatcattaaaattattagcgataaaaattttattgctaaaaatttatagaaaaatattatagtaaaaatcttagcaatgaaaaaattttatttcatcatcAAAAGTAGTCAACCGCATAACGGAAAAGTTCGTAGCATTAGCGACGGAATATTTTCATCGCAGGAGCTTAAACTTTCGTCACTAAAATTACGACGAAAAATATTTACATCGTCAATAGTAAATATtactcattaaaaatttttattattattattttttaattttagagataaaaagtagaatttcatcgcaaaatttagcgatgaaaaaaatttcatcgctaatttatAACGGAAtataaaatttcatcactaaatttgcgatgaaaaaaaaattcgttGCAatgtttgcgacgaaaaaaaatatttttcataatttttgcgatgaaataaaaaattttatcgtaatttttatgatgaaaaaaattatgatgaaaaaaaaaaattatcataatttttacgacgaaaaaaaaatttatcgctaaaaaaaatttaaaaaaataaaatttatgatgaaaaaaattatttgaagcgatgaaaatttttttcgtcgtaattttagtgacgaaataaaaaatttcatcgcaatatatagtgaaaatttgaatattttaagattgttgaaattttttaattagttttgtgatgaaattaatatttcatcattaaattaaattatggatggaataaaatatttttttaccatGAAAGTACCTGTTTAAATACAAATTTTTAtcagatcaaacatattttatataaaaatatatgaacacaataaaaatattcaaattttaaataacaaTAAGTTTCATAGCTATCAttatcatatataaaaatatgagttcatacaccatttaaaatttaaaaaaactacaaactaTGTATCATCAGAGTCATTGGCCTCATTCCCTCCTCCAGACGTCGATCTCTGGCCCGATGTGTGTCACGATGGCTATGCAGAAGCGGCATCATGcggctgtagaggtgctaactcagaagcatcaatatcGAGCCATCGCACCATCGCAGCCACTATCCTCTCGAGcatctgactacgattcatctaACAAGTAATTtaatcttgcatcatgctcatcgaTATTCTAATTGCCTCTGGCATCGAAGCATCATCGGATCGGTCGGACGATGAGCTACAGGATTTTTTTGATCATATGTTATGCCCAGATCTTAACAGCCACCCGAGAATGGCATCCAGAATTGCATCATCCATCATCAAACAAATAGACTGTGATCCAGCATCGCTGTCATATCCaacctccctcgtcgcctgctctcttaattgtaatattttttttcttcacaatagACCAAATAatgtcataaatttattttaaagccTTTAAAAGCATTCAAAATGTAGTACCATATTTACATGATGCTGTCAAGTCTGTTAGGTTTTTGTGCAAGTACGGCTAAGTCATCAttgatacagttaggattgtctatacgtagtTGAGTTACCTataattaaaagaacaataagcaggttaaGTTTGaccaaataaatactatataaacgaACCTTTAAATCATGGTGAACATTAACATAGCTTATC includes:
- the LOC105037380 gene encoding ubiquinol oxidase 1a, mitochondrial — encoded protein: MMSSRMTGSALLRQLGPRLFSVSSAAPTRAECILGYRGAHPIYFPLLSMAIGSQSSLNKRKQETEIDVKKHHVPTTFLDKVAYWTVKTLRFPTDIFFQRRYGCRAMMLETVAAVPGMVGGMLLHLRSLRRFEHSGGWIRALLEEAENERMHLMTFMEVTKPRWYERALVITVQGVFFNAYFLGYLLSPKFAHRVVGYLEEEAIHSYTEFLKDLDAGKIENVPAPAIAIDYWRLPPDATLKDVVIVVRADEAHHRDVNHFASDVHYQGMNLKQTPAPLGYH